A window of the Elusimicrobiota bacterium genome harbors these coding sequences:
- a CDS encoding MotA/TolQ/ExbB proton channel family protein yields the protein MFESLDFFQLVSKGGYTIIVLIICSIISVAVAIQKFIEFAKLKSPSTKEIEDIKKAVEKEDISGAIESALRSRTLLGEIVSEGLKGRGTKNGIAIKEMVLRKISQQTLMLEKYLSAVGTIGAITPFIGLLGTVIGIMRAFHDLGKYGVGNPSIVSAGIAEALIATAAGLLVAIPSVILYNYFSKRINRFMSELENSAFEILNPLIYGNK from the coding sequence ATGTTTGAATCACTGGATTTTTTTCAATTAGTTTCTAAGGGCGGGTATACTATTATTGTGTTGATTATATGTTCAATAATTTCAGTTGCGGTTGCAATCCAGAAGTTTATAGAATTTGCAAAATTAAAATCACCGTCTACAAAAGAAATTGAAGATATAAAAAAAGCAGTTGAAAAAGAAGATATAAGTGGTGCGATAGAAAGCGCATTAAGAAGCCGAACATTGCTCGGTGAAATAGTATCAGAAGGGCTGAAAGGGAGGGGGACTAAAAACGGTATAGCGATTAAAGAAATGGTGTTAAGAAAAATTTCTCAGCAGACACTCATGCTTGAAAAGTATCTGTCTGCCGTCGGTACTATTGGTGCGATTACACCATTTATCGGGCTTTTAGGAACTGTTATCGGGATTATGCGTGCGTTTCATGATTTAGGAAAATATGGCGTTGGAAATCCGTCAATCGTCTCCGCTGGAATCGCCGAGGCACTTATTGCCACCGCCGCGGGGCTTTTAGTCGCTATCCCGTCAGTTATACTTTACAATTATTTTTCTAAAAGAATAAACCGTTTTATGTCAGAGCTAGAAAATTCAGCATTTGAAATTTTGAATCCGTTAATTTATGGCAATAAGTAA
- a CDS encoding biopolymer transporter ExbD: MAISNNQKRIMSEINITPFTDVVLVLLIIFMVTTPLIMQAGIPVKLPKTQTIQDVSDAGLTITLTTDNKIYFNDVEISKNNLENSLRNRVLNDPALLVIIKADTLSYHGKVVEILDIAKSVGVKRLAIATQSKEIGNEKRSSREKGVNKK, translated from the coding sequence ATGGCAATAAGTAACAACCAGAAAAGAATAATGTCAGAAATAAATATCACACCATTTACTGATGTCGTGCTGGTACTGCTTATTATTTTTATGGTGACTACACCGTTGATTATGCAGGCAGGGATACCCGTGAAACTGCCTAAAACCCAAACGATTCAGGATGTTTCCGATGCAGGGCTTACAATTACATTAACCACAGATAATAAAATTTATTTTAATGATGTTGAAATCAGCAAAAACAATTTAGAAAATTCGCTTAGAAACAGGGTTCTTAATGACCCCGCTCTGCTTGTAATAATAAAAGCAGATACACTATCGTATCACGGCAAAGTAGTTGAAATTTTGGATATTGCAAAATCGGTCGGTGTAAAACGGCTTGCTATAGCGACACAATCCAAAGAGATAGGAAATGAAAAAAGAAGTAGCAGAGAAAAGGGGGTGAACAAGAAATGA
- a CDS encoding EcoRI family type II restriction endonuclease gives MADKYLLRKTRQGLIINVTSKKQETGVIKALNRVVMEINKKFQVKLRHETKWFLKDIVEELRKHFADVEFHYFFSKSNIQPDGGILFLEDKKGNMYPILIAEVKNQGTNVLRQKEGLPWQSKGNAVERLGKNVIGLRTALLKESIFPFVCFGYGCDFADNSSILDRVVTVAMFGKLNKTYLYNDGEGNKFNRGSFYFREKE, from the coding sequence ATGGCTGATAAATATCTATTACGAAAAACCCGACAAGGGCTAATTATAAATGTAACTTCCAAAAAGCAAGAAACAGGTGTTATTAAAGCATTAAACCGTGTTGTTATGGAAATAAACAAGAAATTCCAAGTAAAACTTCGGCATGAAACAAAATGGTTCCTGAAAGATATTGTTGAAGAATTAAGAAAGCACTTCGCAGATGTTGAGTTTCATTATTTTTTTAGTAAAAGTAATATACAACCTGACGGGGGAATTTTATTTTTAGAAGATAAAAAGGGGAATATGTATCCTATTTTAATAGCGGAAGTCAAAAATCAAGGAACAAATGTGTTGCGACAAAAAGAAGGGCTTCCGTGGCAATCAAAAGGAAATGCCGTAGAAAGATTAGGTAAAAATGTAATTGGATTAAGGACTGCTTTGTTAAAAGAATCTATTTTTCCGTTTGTTTGTTTTGGTTACGGCTGTGATTTTGCGGATAATTCTTCCATATTAGATAGGGTAGTAACTGTTGCAATGTTTGGTAAACTTAATAAGACATATTTATATAATGACGGTGAAGGTAATAAATTTAATAGAGGAAGTTTTTATTTCCGAGAGAAAGAATAA
- a CDS encoding Rne/Rng family ribonuclease has protein sequence MKEILANCSDDETRVAVVEDGHLTNFFVERHSEENIVGNIYKGKIVSVIDSIQAVFVNIGVSRNGYLPFSELIIDKSKLAEMKFILVQVTKASLGTKGPKLSQQVSLPGHYLVYIPGSSHIGISKNVTDEKERFRLKSIIEEIKPSTGGLIVRSEGEGNEKDVFRREIKYLTRLWETINKKFDSVKGGNNIALLHRDLGLVFRIVRDYLNEEVSVFFIDSKDEYEDTINFVEMVSPRFKDKIQFYKNKTPIFEINNIEQQITNMQKQKIKLPSGGYIIIQEAETLCAIDVNSGKFTKADSLDEIILKTNIEAIYEIATQLQLRNIGGIIVIDLIDMKHSADRKKVFKLLCELVKKDKAKTEILPVTKLGLIEMTRQRKTESMVNFLSEICPYCEGSGKVLSRETMSIKIKKEILKLITRSGEQPVRIIIHPDIAEVFDKNYTKKIETKINRKIIIETNPQVHREDYKIIL, from the coding sequence ATGAAAGAAATTCTGGCAAACTGTTCTGACGATGAAACAAGAGTCGCAGTTGTAGAAGACGGGCATCTCACTAATTTTTTTGTAGAAAGACATAGTGAAGAAAATATCGTCGGCAACATCTATAAAGGTAAAATTGTATCAGTAATTGATAGTATTCAGGCTGTATTTGTGAATATAGGTGTTTCCAGAAACGGTTATCTGCCTTTTTCAGAACTGATAATTGACAAGTCAAAATTGGCTGAAATGAAGTTTATACTCGTCCAGGTTACAAAAGCGTCGCTTGGTACAAAAGGGCCCAAACTTAGCCAGCAGGTTTCACTCCCGGGACATTACCTTGTATATATACCCGGTTCTTCACATATCGGTATCTCAAAAAATGTTACTGACGAAAAAGAACGATTCCGATTAAAATCTATAATTGAAGAAATCAAACCATCAACAGGTGGATTGATAGTCCGAAGTGAAGGCGAAGGAAATGAGAAAGATGTTTTTAGACGAGAAATAAAATACCTGACACGGTTATGGGAAACAATCAACAAAAAATTTGACTCGGTGAAAGGCGGCAATAATATCGCACTTTTACACAGGGATTTAGGACTGGTTTTTAGAATAGTAAGAGATTATTTGAACGAAGAAGTCAGCGTATTTTTTATTGATTCAAAAGATGAATACGAAGATACAATTAATTTTGTGGAAATGGTTTCGCCCCGATTCAAAGATAAAATCCAGTTTTATAAAAATAAAACGCCAATTTTTGAGATAAACAATATAGAACAGCAAATTACAAATATGCAAAAACAGAAAATCAAACTGCCATCAGGTGGCTATATTATAATTCAGGAAGCCGAAACACTCTGTGCAATTGATGTCAACAGCGGTAAATTTACAAAAGCGGATTCGCTTGATGAAATCATTCTGAAAACAAATATAGAAGCAATTTATGAGATAGCAACGCAATTGCAACTGCGAAATATCGGCGGTATCATCGTCATAGATTTAATAGATATGAAACATTCTGCTGATAGAAAAAAGGTATTTAAACTTCTGTGTGAACTGGTTAAGAAAGATAAAGCAAAAACTGAAATACTGCCTGTTACAAAACTCGGACTGATTGAAATGACAAGACAGCGAAAAACAGAAAGTATGGTTAATTTTTTATCAGAAATCTGCCCGTATTGTGAAGGTAGTGGCAAAGTTTTATCACGTGAGACAATGTCGATAAAAATAAAAAAAGAAATACTAAAACTGATTACTCGCAGTGGCGAACAGCCGGTTAGAATCATAATCCATCCCGATATTGCAGAAGTATTTGATAAGAATTACACAAAAAAAATAGAGACCAAAATAAATAGAAAAATAATTATTGAAACAAACCCGCAGGTTCATCGTGAGGATTACAAGATAATACTATGA
- a CDS encoding alanine--glyoxylate aminotransferase family protein — protein MLMKQYLMIPGPTMVPERILRAMVREMINHRGPEFKELLLKVTDGVKKCFKTENDLFIIPSSGTGGMEAAVVNILSEGDDVLVLNIGAFGSRWTKILKAFRANVDELKFERGKSADIETIESKLKEKKYKAVFFQQNETSTGVLNHVKSVAEIIKKYDALIVVDAVSGLLTADLKTDEWGLDVVVAASQKAFMLPPGLSFVSFSKKAWQYYEKSKMPKFYWDFKLMKDFADKGQNPVTPPVSLYYGLEESLKMLEEEGLENVFDRHKKLKDLARNGLKKIGLKLLASDEIASCAVTAVFPPENVAADDLRKKVKQNYGVVLAGGQEELKGKIFRIGHLGYCTETDIMVSLDAISKCL, from the coding sequence ATGCTAATGAAACAGTACCTGATGATACCGGGACCGACGATGGTTCCGGAGCGGATTTTAAGAGCGATGGTTAGGGAGATGATAAACCACAGAGGCCCTGAATTTAAGGAACTTCTGTTAAAAGTTACTGATGGTGTAAAAAAATGTTTCAAGACGGAAAACGATTTATTTATTATTCCATCGTCAGGCACTGGCGGGATGGAGGCAGCAGTTGTAAATATTCTATCCGAAGGTGACGATGTTTTGGTACTAAATATCGGCGCATTTGGCTCACGATGGACGAAAATATTAAAAGCATTTCGTGCAAATGTTGATGAACTAAAATTTGAAAGAGGCAAATCTGCAGATATTGAAACCATTGAAAGCAAACTTAAAGAAAAAAAGTACAAAGCAGTTTTCTTCCAACAAAATGAGACCTCAACTGGTGTTCTAAATCATGTAAAATCAGTTGCAGAAATAATAAAAAAATATGATGCGTTAATTGTTGTAGATGCTGTCTCAGGACTTTTAACTGCTGATTTGAAGACAGACGAATGGGGACTTGATGTTGTCGTTGCGGCATCACAAAAAGCGTTTATGCTGCCACCCGGTCTTTCGTTTGTTTCATTCTCAAAGAAAGCATGGCAGTATTATGAGAAATCAAAAATGCCAAAGTTTTACTGGGATTTTAAGTTGATGAAGGACTTCGCTGATAAAGGACAGAACCCGGTAACTCCGCCTGTTTCTCTCTATTATGGATTGGAAGAATCACTGAAAATGTTGGAAGAAGAAGGGCTTGAGAATGTTTTTGACCGACATAAAAAATTGAAAGATTTGGCAAGAAATGGGCTAAAAAAAATCGGCTTAAAACTTTTGGCATCTGATGAAATCGCTTCCTGCGCAGTAACTGCTGTTTTCCCGCCTGAAAATGTTGCCGCTGACGATTTAAGAAAAAAAGTTAAACAGAATTATGGTGTTGTTTTAGCTGGTGGTCAGGAAGAATTAAAAGGCAAAATTTTCCGTATCGGCCATCTCGGATATTGCACCGAAACCGATATAATGGTTTCACTTGATGCTATCTCAAAATGTCTGTAA
- a CDS encoding ABC transporter permease, which translates to MKNIIPIIRYTVKENIRHKIFYVLVLFAIAIIGADILFGVLAGDEQVRLLLDLGLGAIEIFGLLVAIFVAVSLVLEEIESKTIYLLLSRPLKKTDYIIGRYLGMILTVVLGLLIMVVIHLVFLVAIGWGMSISYFVAIFGIILKIILISTVALFFSLFSTSAVASIVFTIFFWILGHFSTELKFLSSKISNIFLKALAKLFFYIVPNFQYMNFRDYPDTSSLSLIVPVGYTVVYSIVCIILCMILFTKKEF; encoded by the coding sequence ATGAAAAATATAATTCCAATTATTCGCTACACAGTAAAAGAAAACATCAGACATAAAATTTTTTATGTGTTGGTCTTGTTTGCAATTGCTATTATCGGCGCCGATATACTTTTTGGTGTGCTTGCCGGCGATGAGCAGGTTCGGCTTCTTTTAGATTTAGGGCTTGGTGCAATTGAAATTTTTGGGCTGTTAGTTGCAATTTTTGTTGCAGTGTCACTCGTCCTTGAAGAGATAGAATCTAAAACAATTTATCTTTTACTATCCAGACCATTGAAAAAGACCGACTATATTATAGGCAGATATTTGGGAATGATTCTAACGGTAGTTTTGGGGCTTTTAATTATGGTTGTGATTCATCTGGTGTTCTTGGTTGCTATCGGCTGGGGAATGAGCATCTCATATTTTGTAGCTATTTTTGGAATCATTCTTAAAATAATTTTGATTTCTACAGTTGCACTTTTCTTCTCGCTTTTTTCAACTTCTGCAGTTGCTTCAATTGTGTTCACTATTTTTTTCTGGATACTGGGGCATTTCTCAACCGAATTGAAGTTCTTATCATCTAAAATTAGCAATATCTTCTTAAAAGCGCTTGCAAAACTTTTCTTCTACATAGTCCCTAATTTTCAGTATATGAATTTCAGAGATTATCCGGATACAAGCAGTTTGTCATTAATAGTGCCTGTTGGATATACCGTTGTTTACTCAATAGTCTGCATAATTTTGTGTATGATACTTTTTACAAAAAAGGAATTCTAA
- a CDS encoding ABC transporter ATP-binding protein — MNAIEIKNLTKVYIKKRLLKNKKFLAVDNLSFEVADNEIFGFLGPNGSGKTTTIKILLGLLFPTAGECFIFGEKIPSLSAASKIGYLPEIPYLYKYLTAEEILMLYGSISGLTENILKNRIDEILETVKLKTEKDTRLGEFSKGMLQRVGVAQALIHKPQLLILDEPFTGLDPLGLKDMRDIILQLKAEGKTVFFSSHIISEAEKICDRVAIIYKGKLLKIVKMNELKPGSLETVFISEIAEGRR; from the coding sequence ATGAATGCAATTGAGATAAAAAATCTGACGAAGGTTTATATTAAAAAACGGTTGCTGAAAAACAAGAAATTTCTTGCAGTTGATAATTTAAGTTTTGAGGTCGCCGATAATGAGATATTCGGTTTTTTAGGACCTAATGGTTCTGGAAAAACCACAACCATAAAAATACTATTAGGACTGCTGTTTCCAACGGCAGGCGAATGCTTTATCTTTGGCGAAAAAATACCATCACTTTCAGCCGCATCAAAAATCGGCTATCTGCCTGAAATACCGTATCTTTACAAATATCTTACCGCAGAAGAAATTCTGATGCTTTACGGTTCCATATCCGGTTTGACAGAAAACATACTCAAAAATCGGATTGACGAAATTTTGGAGACAGTCAAGTTAAAAACCGAAAAAGATACACGACTTGGCGAGTTCTCAAAAGGGATGCTTCAGCGGGTAGGTGTTGCGCAGGCGCTTATACATAAACCGCAACTTTTAATTTTAGACGAGCCATTCACCGGGCTTGACCCTTTAGGACTTAAAGATATGCGGGATATAATTTTACAACTCAAAGCCGAAGGCAAAACGGTGTTTTTCTCATCACATATAATTTCAGAAGCAGAAAAGATATGCGATCGTGTTGCAATAATTTACAAAGGCAAACTCTTGAAAATAGTTAAGATGAACGAACTAAAACCAGGTTCGCTTGAAACTGTTTTTATTTCAGAAATCGCAGAAGGCCGCAGATAA
- a CDS encoding TIGR03936 family radical SAM-associated protein, which produces MKAIARIRVKYAKKQTLRFLSHIEVVSAIRQAVRRANLPVCTSFGFSPQLKISFGPPLPVGYTSTCELFDIEMSRRVLPEDIHKVLSDNLPAGFEVISISSVPVITKPIELLVNVAKYSVEMIWQRETGEIKINEFFATKEFLIERLTDKSKRIIDVRPLVINMKQTDNILEMILRFGPKKTAKPDVIIQKMFGLSNEQKLTLRINRDKFFCEMETGSLRDI; this is translated from the coding sequence GTGAAGGCAATAGCCAGAATCAGAGTTAAATACGCTAAGAAACAAACCCTGAGATTCTTATCCCATATTGAAGTTGTATCTGCAATAAGACAAGCGGTTCGCCGTGCTAATTTGCCTGTCTGTACATCTTTCGGGTTCAGTCCTCAGTTAAAAATCTCTTTCGGTCCACCACTGCCGGTTGGTTACACATCTACCTGTGAACTTTTTGATATAGAAATGTCACGCAGGGTTTTACCGGAGGATATCCATAAAGTATTATCAGATAACCTGCCTGCTGGATTTGAAGTTATATCTATATCAAGTGTGCCAGTGATTACAAAACCGATAGAATTACTTGTGAATGTAGCAAAGTATTCTGTTGAGATGATATGGCAGCGAGAAACGGGTGAGATAAAAATAAATGAGTTTTTTGCTACAAAAGAGTTTCTTATAGAACGGCTTACAGATAAGAGTAAAAGAATCATTGATGTCCGCCCGCTTGTTATAAATATGAAACAAACTGATAACATACTTGAAATGATTTTGCGGTTTGGTCCTAAAAAAACAGCCAAGCCGGATGTAATAATTCAAAAAATGTTTGGGTTAAGTAATGAACAAAAATTAACATTAAGAATAAATCGGGATAAGTTTTTTTGTGAGATGGAAACTGGCAGTTTAAGAGATATATAG
- a CDS encoding DNA adenine methylase — protein sequence MDFRNPYFTTQLITYIGNKRSLLPFLNKTITDIKRMLKKDKLCIFEGFSGSGAVSRLLKYHASQLFVNDMEDYCEILSKCYLVNKSETDLNFISETIQWLNQNKLKFLQKIPGFIEKNYAPKNDNDIKPCERVFYTNRNAKIIDNLKYLIYSKIDKSYRHFFLAPLIVEASIHTNTSGVFKGFHKKNGNGWFGGMGENALTRIKGEINLEMPLFSGVECEVNIFKEDVNELIKSSLINQFDLVYYDPPYNQHPYGSNYFMLNIIANESEEIEIQNGISGIAKNWKRSQYNKRKTAEESLGNLIENTPAKYILLSYNNEGLIPTDKIKLILTKYGKVELQKKEYNTYRGSRNLRDRNIKVQELLWILEKK from the coding sequence ATGGATTTCAGAAATCCATACTTTACCACTCAACTTATAACATATATCGGGAACAAGAGAAGTTTACTACCGTTCTTAAATAAAACTATTACTGATATAAAACGCATGTTAAAAAAAGATAAACTATGTATTTTTGAAGGATTTTCAGGAAGTGGTGCGGTCTCGCGTTTGCTTAAATATCACGCATCACAACTTTTTGTAAACGATATGGAAGATTATTGTGAAATTTTAAGTAAATGTTATTTAGTAAACAAATCAGAAACCGATTTAAACTTTATATCTGAAACAATACAATGGTTAAATCAAAATAAACTTAAGTTCTTGCAAAAAATACCCGGTTTTATTGAAAAGAATTATGCACCTAAAAACGATAATGATATCAAGCCATGCGAGAGAGTATTTTATACCAATCGCAATGCTAAAATAATTGATAATTTGAAATATCTAATTTATTCAAAAATAGATAAATCCTATAGACATTTTTTTCTTGCACCATTGATTGTAGAAGCATCTATCCATACAAATACTTCTGGAGTATTTAAGGGTTTTCATAAAAAAAATGGTAATGGCTGGTTTGGTGGCATGGGTGAAAATGCGCTTACGAGAATAAAAGGGGAAATCAATTTAGAAATGCCACTTTTTAGTGGGGTTGAGTGTGAAGTAAATATTTTCAAAGAAGATGTGAATGAACTAATAAAATCTTCCTTGATAAATCAATTTGATTTGGTTTATTATGATCCGCCATATAACCAGCATCCATATGGTTCAAACTATTTTATGCTGAATATCATTGCAAATGAATCAGAGGAAATTGAGATACAAAATGGCATCAGTGGTATTGCTAAAAATTGGAAAAGGTCTCAATACAATAAAAGAAAAACAGCTGAAGAGTCACTTGGCAATTTGATTGAAAACACTCCTGCAAAATATATTTTGCTTTCGTATAACAACGAAGGTTTAATCCCTACTGACAAAATAAAGCTAATACTTACAAAATATGGGAAGGTTGAATTGCAGAAAAAAGAATATAATACTTATCGTGGTTCCAGAAACCTTCGCGATAGAAATATAAAAGTTCAGGAATTGCTGTGGATATTGGAGAAAAAGTAG
- a CDS encoding response regulator: MKILVVDDDAEARELLKVFLESEGYSVVLLEKGEAVVKTVLQEPFALVLLDINLPDIDGIELLKKIRKVDSELPVMMITGFKEAEKVISSFREGAVDCVLKPLNFEYLKSSILSRARKV; encoded by the coding sequence ATGAAGATACTTGTTGTTGATGACGATGCGGAAGCAAGAGAGTTATTAAAAGTATTTTTGGAGTCCGAAGGTTATAGTGTTGTTCTGCTTGAAAAAGGCGAAGCGGTGGTTAAAACAGTTCTTCAGGAGCCGTTTGCATTGGTTCTTTTAGATATTAATCTACCGGATATAGACGGGATTGAACTGCTAAAGAAAATTCGTAAGGTTGATTCAGAATTGCCCGTGATGATGATTACCGGTTTCAAAGAAGCTGAAAAAGTAATCTCGTCTTTCCGCGAAGGTGCGGTAGATTGTGTATTAAAACCGCTGAATTTTGAATATCTGAAATCCAGTATTTTAAGTCGGGCAAGAAAGGTGTAG